A single genomic interval of Streptomyces sp. NBC_00663 harbors:
- a CDS encoding methyltransferase domain-containing protein, which yields MKRLRARLTDLDRRRRHRSTARAMLRLNPEPESWLDIGTGHAHFPAAAKALFPYTSFDGLDTTTAVLVAREAERVEEAYLGSPASPHLTRALTGRYDVVSVLHPTEELAAVLTFLRPGGLVLVETTEAVETLRPALEAGSCAILPSTRHAALDRLSRTTRVIARRAPSPA from the coding sequence ATGAAACGCCTGCGCGCCCGTCTCACCGACCTCGACCGCAGACGACGCCACCGCTCGACGGCCCGCGCGATGCTGCGCCTGAACCCGGAACCGGAGAGCTGGCTCGACATCGGCACGGGCCACGCCCACTTCCCGGCCGCTGCCAAGGCGTTGTTCCCCTACACCTCCTTCGACGGCCTCGACACGACCACCGCCGTGCTGGTGGCCCGCGAGGCGGAACGGGTGGAGGAGGCCTACCTCGGCAGCCCGGCCTCCCCGCACCTCACCCGGGCGCTGACCGGCCGCTACGACGTGGTCAGCGTCCTGCACCCCACCGAGGAACTCGCCGCGGTCCTGACGTTCCTCCGCCCCGGCGGCCTCGTACTGGTGGAGACCACGGAGGCCGTCGAGACCCTGCGCCCCGCACTGGAGGCCGGGAGCTGCGCGATCCTCCCGTCCACCCGTCACGCCGCCCTCGACCGACTGTCGAGAACGACCCGGGTGATCGCCCGCCGGGCGCCCTCACCCGCGTAG